In the genome of Pirellulales bacterium, one region contains:
- a CDS encoding helix-turn-helix domain-containing protein yields MRAAPAIKLSDSDRLQLERWARGRTTPARLVLRSRIALLAASGFLNKEIARELRCASKTVSLWRGRFAQRGIAGIEKDAPRGGQRSKKSEALAQQIIHKTLHESPPRRSYWSTRSLAAALGTSPAMVQRVWKTHGLTARQRTSQSAP; encoded by the coding sequence ATGAGAGCCGCACCTGCTATCAAGCTATCAGACAGCGACCGCCTGCAGCTGGAACGTTGGGCACGCGGACGCACCACGCCCGCGCGATTGGTGTTGCGGTCCCGCATCGCGCTGTTGGCCGCCTCGGGATTTCTCAACAAGGAAATCGCTCGCGAGCTTCGCTGTGCTAGCAAAACGGTAAGCCTGTGGCGCGGCCGGTTTGCGCAGCGCGGCATTGCCGGCATCGAGAAAGATGCGCCGCGCGGTGGCCAACGCAGCAAAAAGTCCGAGGCACTCGCGCAGCAGATCATTCACAAGACTCTTCATGAGTCGCCTCCCCGCCGCTCTTACTGGAGCACACGTTCGCTAGCAGCGGCTTTGGGGACATCTCCCGCCATGGTGCAGCGCGTGTGGAAAACCCACGGGCTGACGGCGCGCCAGCGGACATCTCAATCCGCGCCTTAA
- a CDS encoding efflux RND transporter permease subunit — protein MFSKILHRPALAIVISIIILFLGGLSIKTLPISQFPNVAPPSVVVTLAYPGASAQVLVDSVLVILEQAINGVQNMRYMVSAGTSAGEATILIIFEPGSDPNVAVLNVQNRIQTVKQRLPPIVELEGIIVLQSMTSMLMYVNIYSTDPSHNQDFLYNYAFVNVVPEIKRVRGIGSANILGSRALAMRVWLNLDRMRAYSISADEIMKAISEQSMLGSPGRLGQATGRTSQTIEYVLTWVGRYNKPEQYENIVLRANPDAEILRLKDVAEVELGPSYYNIYSNIDGYPSAAIVLKQIPGTNAASVIEEVKEKLEEIKDKQFPPGMTFEVSYDVSTFLEASIEQVLHTLGEAFVLVSLVVFLFLGDWRSTLIPTLAVPVSLIGTFFFLQILGLSINLITLFALVLAIGVVVDDAIVVVEAVHAKMHEKHLSPYLATKEVISEISGAIIAITLVMTAVFVPVTFMTGPVGTFYRQFGITMATSIVLSGVVALTLTPVLCAMILKPHTGVKKRGPLARLLHLFDRGVEKVTGGYAAFLGPIVTRRSLTMLVIAGFGAGIFAVNTVLPSGFIPLEDQGMIYGILQTPPGSTLEYTNSKSQELQEIAKKIDGVNSVSALAGYEVLTEGRGSNAGTCLINLKSWSKRKMTSKQIIQELEREGRAMTNVKLEFFEPPAVPGFGAAGGLSLRVLDKTNTMNYVRLGEETEKFLAALSKRKEVKSIFTFFASNYPQYELIINNDVAMQKGVSIKDAMDNLSIVIGSTWEQGFIRFNQFYKVFVQALPQFRRYPEDFENLFVKNDTGEMVPYSAFMTLEKKQGLNEINRYNLYPSAPIQLSPAAGYSSGQAINAIKEVAHETLSRGYDLGWEALAYDEAGKGNLAVYIFLIVVIFVYLVLVGQYESFILPLAVIMSLPVGIFGSFLFLQAMGLANDVYAQIGLVMLVGLLGKNAILIVEFAVQRHHEGVSFKDAAIEGGKLRFRPILMTSFAFIAGLIPLVRASGPGAIGNRTIGTTAVGGMLLGTIIGVLVIPGLYYLFAKLSGDGKLLEDETDEPLSEVLEH, from the coding sequence ATGTTCTCGAAAATTCTCCATAGACCGGCACTCGCGATCGTCATATCGATCATCATCTTGTTCCTGGGCGGGTTGTCGATCAAAACCCTGCCCATCTCGCAGTTTCCGAACGTCGCGCCCCCCAGCGTGGTCGTCACGCTTGCTTATCCCGGCGCCAGTGCCCAAGTTTTGGTTGACTCGGTGCTGGTCATCTTGGAGCAGGCCATCAACGGGGTGCAGAACATGCGGTACATGGTCTCGGCCGGCACCAGCGCCGGCGAGGCCACGATCCTGATTATCTTCGAGCCTGGCTCGGATCCGAACGTGGCGGTCTTGAATGTGCAAAACCGCATTCAAACCGTCAAGCAAAGACTCCCTCCGATCGTGGAGTTGGAGGGCATCATCGTGCTCCAGTCGATGACGAGCATGCTGATGTACGTGAACATCTACAGCACGGATCCGTCCCACAATCAGGATTTCCTTTACAACTACGCCTTCGTCAACGTCGTGCCCGAGATCAAGCGGGTGCGCGGTATCGGCAGCGCGAATATCCTCGGCAGTCGCGCGCTGGCCATGCGGGTGTGGCTGAATCTCGACCGAATGCGAGCCTACAGTATCTCGGCTGACGAGATCATGAAGGCGATTAGTGAACAGAGTATGCTCGGTTCGCCTGGCCGGCTCGGTCAGGCGACGGGCAGAACGTCGCAAACCATCGAGTACGTGCTGACCTGGGTGGGACGTTACAACAAGCCAGAGCAGTACGAGAACATCGTTCTGAGGGCGAATCCCGACGCCGAGATCTTGCGGCTCAAGGACGTTGCCGAAGTCGAGTTGGGCCCTTCGTACTACAATATTTATTCGAACATCGACGGATATCCCTCGGCGGCCATCGTTCTCAAGCAAATCCCCGGCACCAACGCCGCCTCGGTCATCGAGGAAGTCAAGGAGAAGCTCGAGGAGATCAAAGACAAGCAGTTTCCGCCTGGCATGACCTTTGAGGTCAGCTACGACGTTTCTACCTTCCTGGAAGCCTCGATAGAACAGGTGCTGCATACCTTGGGCGAGGCCTTCGTATTGGTCTCTCTGGTGGTCTTCCTGTTCCTCGGGGACTGGCGTTCCACGCTGATTCCGACTCTGGCAGTTCCGGTATCGTTGATTGGGACGTTCTTTTTCCTGCAGATTCTCGGCCTATCGATCAATCTGATCACCCTGTTCGCGCTGGTACTGGCGATCGGTGTGGTGGTGGACGATGCGATTGTCGTTGTCGAAGCCGTGCATGCCAAAATGCACGAGAAGCACCTCTCGCCCTATCTGGCGACCAAAGAGGTTATTAGCGAGATCAGCGGTGCGATCATCGCCATTACCCTGGTGATGACGGCCGTGTTCGTTCCGGTGACCTTCATGACCGGGCCGGTGGGTACCTTCTACCGGCAGTTCGGTATTACGATGGCCACGTCCATCGTTCTTTCCGGTGTGGTGGCTCTGACGCTCACGCCGGTCCTCTGTGCCATGATTCTCAAGCCTCACACGGGCGTGAAAAAGCGCGGGCCGTTGGCCAGGCTGTTGCACCTTTTTGACCGCGGGGTCGAGAAGGTCACCGGCGGTTATGCCGCGTTCTTGGGCCCGATCGTCACGCGACGCTCGCTGACCATGTTGGTAATCGCGGGCTTTGGCGCCGGAATTTTCGCCGTGAACACGGTGCTTCCGTCCGGCTTCATTCCGCTGGAAGACCAGGGCATGATCTACGGAATTCTGCAGACGCCGCCCGGGTCGACGCTGGAGTACACCAACTCCAAGAGCCAAGAGCTGCAAGAGATCGCCAAAAAGATCGACGGCGTTAACTCGGTCTCGGCCTTGGCCGGGTACGAGGTTTTGACCGAAGGCCGCGGCTCGAACGCAGGAACCTGTCTCATCAATTTGAAGAGCTGGTCGAAGCGCAAGATGACCTCGAAGCAGATCATCCAAGAGCTCGAGCGCGAAGGCCGCGCGATGACGAATGTGAAGCTCGAGTTCTTCGAGCCCCCCGCGGTGCCAGGCTTCGGTGCGGCCGGCGGGCTGTCGTTGCGCGTCTTGGACAAGACGAACACGATGAATTACGTGCGCCTCGGCGAAGAGACCGAGAAATTCCTGGCTGCCTTGTCGAAACGCAAGGAGGTGAAAAGTATCTTCACCTTCTTTGCCAGCAACTATCCGCAGTATGAGCTGATCATCAATAACGACGTGGCCATGCAGAAGGGCGTGTCCATCAAGGATGCGATGGATAACCTGTCCATCGTCATTGGCAGCACCTGGGAGCAGGGCTTCATCCGCTTCAACCAATTCTACAAGGTCTTTGTGCAGGCCTTGCCGCAGTTCCGGCGGTATCCAGAGGATTTCGAGAACCTGTTCGTCAAGAATGATACCGGGGAAATGGTTCCCTACTCTGCGTTCATGACGCTTGAGAAGAAGCAAGGATTGAACGAGATCAACCGCTATAACCTGTATCCGTCTGCCCCCATTCAGCTTTCACCGGCGGCTGGGTACAGCAGCGGTCAGGCCATCAACGCGATCAAGGAAGTCGCGCACGAGACGCTGTCGCGCGGCTACGACCTCGGCTGGGAAGCTCTTGCTTATGACGAAGCGGGCAAAGGAAACCTGGCGGTCTATATTTTCTTGATCGTCGTCATATTCGTCTACCTGGTGCTGGTCGGTCAGTACGAGAGTTTCATCCTGCCGCTGGCGGTGATCATGTCGCTGCCGGTCGGGATCTTCGGATCCTTTCTGTTCTTGCAAGCCATGGGGTTGGCCAACGACGTCTACGCCCAGATTGGTTTGGTCATGCTCGTCGGTTTGCTAGGCAAGAACGCGATTCTGATCGTCGAATTCGCGGTGCAACGGCACCATGAGGGTGTGAGCTTCAAGGACGCAGCCATCGAAGGCGGAAAGCTGCGCTTCCGGCCGATTCTAATGACCTCCTTCGCCTTCATCGCCGGTTTGATTCCGTTGGTCCGTGCCTCGGGTCCGGGTGCCATCGGCAACCGCACGATTGGCACCACCGCGGTCGGCGGGATGTTGTTGGGAACCATCATCGGGGTCTTGGTCATTCCTGGACTTTACTATTTGTTCGCCAAGCTCTCTGGCGATGGCAAACTCCTTGAGGACGAGACGGATGAACCTCTTAGTGAAGTCCTCGAACACTAA
- a CDS encoding efflux RND transporter periplasmic adaptor subunit → MVKTGDPSQIVIRTPNRDNITEAIATFTIRRMCGRWRPKLKLKKNLLVTNQRAKSTMKVSPLLTMILALVSLSLPACNMHPEEEHHEAHKITATTPQSKNVTLVQQYVCQIHSQRHINIRALEMGYLEAITVKEGQHVKEGEPLFTVRPILYKSKWDAETAEATLAKLQLNYTQKLADDNVVSPNEVMLRDAEFKKAQAKAALAKAELDFATVIAPFDGIVDRLRQQQGSLVQEGEILTTLSDNGLMWVYFNVPEARYLEYMLSQQKDNLKIELRLANGEIFNQPGKINAIEADFNNQTGNIPFRADFSNPDRLLRHGQTGTILISRVQNDAIVIPQRATFEVLQKRYVYVVDKDNVAHQREIVIQNELEDQFVIKEGIGVEDKIVLEGVRQVRDGDTVEYEERKSEQVAGQLKYHAE, encoded by the coding sequence ATGGTTAAGACAGGCGATCCATCGCAAATCGTTATTCGCACGCCCAACCGCGATAACATTACCGAAGCGATTGCCACCTTCACAATCCGCCGCATGTGCGGGCGGTGGCGACCCAAGTTGAAACTCAAAAAAAATCTGCTGGTTACCAACCAACGAGCCAAAAGCACTATGAAAGTTTCTCCCCTTCTGACAATGATCCTGGCGCTGGTCTCGCTTTCTCTGCCTGCGTGCAACATGCACCCTGAGGAGGAGCACCACGAGGCTCATAAGATTACGGCCACCACGCCGCAGTCCAAGAACGTGACGCTCGTCCAGCAGTATGTCTGCCAGATCCACTCCCAGCGCCATATTAATATCCGCGCGCTAGAGATGGGATATCTCGAGGCGATCACGGTCAAGGAAGGGCAGCACGTCAAGGAAGGCGAGCCGTTGTTCACGGTGAGGCCGATTCTTTATAAATCAAAGTGGGACGCCGAGACTGCCGAGGCAACGCTCGCCAAGCTGCAGTTGAATTACACCCAAAAGTTGGCTGACGACAATGTGGTCTCGCCGAACGAAGTGATGTTGCGCGACGCCGAGTTTAAGAAAGCCCAGGCCAAGGCAGCTTTGGCTAAGGCCGAATTGGATTTTGCGACCGTCATCGCGCCATTTGACGGCATCGTCGATCGTCTGCGCCAGCAGCAAGGCAGCCTGGTCCAGGAAGGGGAAATTCTCACGACGCTGTCCGACAACGGCCTGATGTGGGTTTATTTCAACGTTCCCGAGGCTCGCTACCTGGAGTACATGCTGTCTCAGCAGAAAGACAATCTAAAAATCGAACTCCGCCTGGCGAACGGCGAAATATTCAACCAACCCGGCAAGATCAATGCGATCGAGGCCGACTTCAACAACCAGACCGGCAACATTCCTTTTCGTGCTGACTTTTCGAACCCGGACCGGCTGCTGCGTCACGGACAGACCGGGACCATTTTGATCAGCCGCGTGCAGAATGACGCCATCGTCATTCCGCAACGGGCGACATTCGAGGTTCTCCAGAAGCGGTACGTTTACGTTGTCGACAAGGACAATGTGGCCCATCAGCGCGAGATCGTCATTCAGAATGAATTGGAAGACCAGTTTGTCATCAAAGAGGGGATTGGCGTGGAGGACAAGATCGTCCTTGAGGGGGTCAGGCAGGTCCGCGACGGCGACACGGTGGAATACGAAGAGCGTAAGTCCGAGCAAGTCGCTGGCCAGCTAAAGTACCACGCGGAATAG
- a CDS encoding winged helix-turn-helix transcriptional regulator, producing MKTVRDEPMVSARKRSRADLAVAAAPSKRLSAVDTPPASSPSEGGGGHWTFLTNHSHVLVLLSRNPSLVLREVALHVGITERAVQRIIADLESGGVIEREKVGRQNHYRILTDQPLRHVVTARRTVGELLTLINGSYR from the coding sequence ATGAAAACCGTCCGTGACGAGCCTATGGTTTCTGCCCGGAAGCGTTCTCGTGCCGACCTGGCGGTGGCGGCCGCGCCCTCCAAGCGGCTTTCTGCAGTCGACACGCCGCCAGCTTCATCGCCGTCGGAGGGGGGGGGCGGCCATTGGACGTTTCTGACCAATCATTCGCACGTGCTGGTGCTTTTGTCGCGCAATCCCTCGCTCGTGCTGCGTGAGGTGGCCCTGCATGTCGGAATCACCGAGCGGGCCGTGCAGCGGATCATCGCCGATCTGGAATCCGGCGGAGTCATCGAACGGGAAAAGGTGGGCCGCCAGAACCACTACCGAATCCTCACCGATCAACCACTACGACACGTGGTTACAGCGCGTCGCACAGTCGGAGAGTTGTTGACGCTGATCAACGGTTCTTATAGGTAG